One genomic window of Chelonia mydas isolate rCheMyd1 chromosome 27, rCheMyd1.pri.v2, whole genome shotgun sequence includes the following:
- the LOC102934029 gene encoding peptide YY isoform X3 translates to MVASGKLWPMLVAVTLCVLFCLGALVEAYPPKPENPGDDASPEEMAKYFSALRHYINLVTRQRYGKRSSPEALMSELLFGDSSDHADRSRYEDSYLW, encoded by the exons ATGGTCGCCTCTGGGAAGCTCTGGCCCATGCTGGTTGCCGTGACCCTCTGCGTGCTGTTCTGCTTGGGGGCGCTGGTGGAGGCCTACCCCCCGAAACCAGAGAACCCCGGAGATGACGCCTCCCCGGAAGAAATGGCCAAATACTTCTCTGCCCTTCGGCATTACATCAACCTAGTGACGAGGCAGCG GTATGGGAAGAGATCCAGCCCCGAGGCCTTGATGTCCGAGCTGCTCTTCGGGGACAGCAGCGATCACGCCGACAGATCGCG GTACGAGGACTCCTACCTATGGTGa
- the LOC102934029 gene encoding peptide YY isoform X2, with amino-acid sequence MMVASGKLWPMLVAVTLCVLFCLGALVEAYPPKPENPGDDASPEEMAKYFSALRHYINLVTRQRYGKRSSPEALMSELLFGDSSDHADRSRYEDSYLW; translated from the exons ATGGTCGCCTCTGGGAAGCTCTGGCCCATGCTGGTTGCCGTGACCCTCTGCGTGCTGTTCTGCTTGGGGGCGCTGGTGGAGGCCTACCCCCCGAAACCAGAGAACCCCGGAGATGACGCCTCCCCGGAAGAAATGGCCAAATACTTCTCTGCCCTTCGGCATTACATCAACCTAGTGACGAGGCAGCG GTATGGGAAGAGATCCAGCCCCGAGGCCTTGATGTCCGAGCTGCTCTTCGGGGACAGCAGCGATCACGCCGACAGATCGCG GTACGAGGACTCCTACCTATGGTGa